The proteins below come from a single Rhizobium sp. BT04 genomic window:
- a CDS encoding Crp/Fnr family transcriptional regulator, translating into MDGVTHASDRRAGIGKAAVSASGGIHLGSRIVLDDEFLSCRSSVRRFRRGEVIAGAGVLIDMFARVHAGVVSASTMLPDGREFIVEIIPKSGLIGELEVLRRQTLSLEYRAGSNCELHFFEGRLLRDMYASDPCFREKVFSRALARISELELRIIANAASSLQSRLASTLLRLSAVYGKDAASSGDELIISQNDLAATLPASREKVNQCLRRLREGKIIDGGQGKIRILNRKALEACANGAVSVK; encoded by the coding sequence ATGGATGGGGTGACACACGCATCAGATCGCAGGGCCGGCATCGGCAAGGCGGCGGTTTCGGCTAGCGGCGGCATTCATCTCGGCAGCCGCATAGTGCTCGACGATGAATTCCTTTCCTGCCGGTCGAGCGTCCGGCGCTTCCGGCGCGGCGAGGTCATCGCCGGAGCCGGCGTCCTGATCGATATGTTCGCTCGCGTGCATGCGGGGGTGGTCAGCGCAAGCACGATGCTGCCCGACGGCAGGGAATTCATCGTCGAGATCATCCCGAAATCAGGTCTGATCGGCGAGCTCGAGGTTCTGCGCAGGCAGACACTGAGCCTCGAATACCGAGCTGGCTCCAATTGTGAGTTGCATTTCTTCGAGGGCCGCCTGTTGCGCGACATGTATGCCAGCGATCCCTGCTTTCGCGAAAAGGTGTTCTCCAGGGCGCTGGCGCGTATTTCGGAGCTTGAGCTCCGGATCATTGCGAATGCGGCGTCGAGCCTGCAGTCGAGGCTGGCCAGCACGCTGCTGCGGCTGTCTGCTGTTTATGGAAAAGACGCGGCAAGCAGCGGGGACGAGCTGATCATCTCGCAAAACGATCTGGCCGCAACGCTGCCGGCGTCGCGCGAGAAGGTCAATCAATGCCTGCGGCGCTTGCGGGAAGGCAAGATCATCGACGGGGGGCAGGGCAAGATCCGCATTCTCAACCGCAAGGCGCTGGAGGCCTGTGCCAACGGCGCGGTTTCGGTGAAGTGA
- a CDS encoding sugar transferase, translating into MAWEAHSFEAWSRAGQSAKGGGLHTSQPHAAGRSSKRALDFLMAITALILLSPLLLLVAMIVKLSDRGPIFYSHTRIGFGGVPFGCLKFRTMKTDASAQLAELLQNNPAARSEWEATRKLKDDPRITAVGEILRRSSIDELPQLFNVVRGEMSLVGPRPVTAEELPRYGEHMWAYMAVRPGLTGHWQTSGRNDVSYEHRVSLDVHYINNWSLARDFVIIAKTIPALFTQRGSY; encoded by the coding sequence ATGGCATGGGAAGCACATAGTTTCGAAGCATGGTCACGTGCCGGGCAGTCTGCGAAAGGCGGCGGCCTCCATACCTCCCAGCCTCATGCGGCAGGCAGATCCTCCAAGCGCGCGCTCGATTTCCTGATGGCGATCACCGCCCTGATCCTGCTTTCCCCGCTTCTGCTGCTCGTCGCAATGATCGTGAAGCTCTCCGACCGCGGCCCGATCTTCTATTCCCATACACGCATCGGTTTCGGCGGCGTGCCGTTCGGATGCCTCAAGTTTCGCACGATGAAGACCGATGCGAGCGCTCAGCTTGCCGAATTGCTGCAAAACAATCCGGCGGCGCGAAGCGAATGGGAAGCGACGCGCAAGCTGAAGGATGATCCGAGGATCACGGCCGTCGGCGAGATCCTGAGGCGATCGAGCATTGACGAGCTTCCCCAGTTGTTCAATGTCGTACGTGGCGAAATGAGCCTGGTCGGCCCCCGGCCGGTCACCGCCGAGGAATTGCCGCGCTACGGCGAGCATATGTGGGCCTATATGGCCGTTCGTCCTGGACTGACCGGTCACTGGCAGACCAGCGGGCGCAACGATGTCAGCTACGAGCATCGGGTTTCCCTCGACGTTCACTACATCAACAATTGGTCGCTCGCCCGGGACTTCGTCATCATCGCCAAGACCATTCCCGCTCTGTTTACCCAGCGTGGCTCCTACTGA
- a CDS encoding tyrosine-protein kinase domain-containing protein: protein MTSSTIFSGVSPLSLPAATTGGNSPLTLRDMFFFLRMRWLWIVATTIAFLAVAGSYLLTAEPTFVASTQLVIFPQVSGSEAQRAFAEDAFIEGQLEIARSSDVVGGTVRALSLDTDPDFVDQTPSLQDRAKNWLMGISSEPDVSQETAAAATHERRPQTEQERIYDRAIATLANMVGIRRIGSSTIIEISAAASTPQKAVDIADTLAKQYIQKNISMKANASRQYSEWLEKFVSEQQRGLAEAASALASFTSNPRDQFKLAELQSATDARRTLYENTLNQLTEARQRITYPVSDATIVSRATLPLSKARPRSALVLAFAAAVGLGAGLALAMIRHAGDRRIVRPHQIAEAAGLSLVTLLETSKLTRNGHSRRFIAAGTGSSTAAAYPVIPGMAELSATVVGLRRKRRVVIGIVAVNPGGGASTIACELAVLSSISGAQTLLIDAAAQKSSLSKSIAPHSSTGLVDVLDNGELIQAAALPLTPTLKFLPLGKVEAVTPAIRLSSRRTQLSFADLKKEFDAIFVDISAFSASPDANAIAPELDGVLVVTSHGRTSIDDTMRVIDTLRNVGAEILGVIINHAPKRMQS from the coding sequence ATGACCTCAAGCACGATCTTCAGTGGTGTTTCTCCGCTATCTCTGCCTGCCGCAACCACTGGCGGGAATTCGCCGCTGACATTGCGGGATATGTTCTTCTTTCTCAGGATGCGCTGGCTGTGGATCGTGGCGACGACGATCGCCTTCCTCGCAGTGGCCGGGAGCTACCTGCTGACCGCCGAGCCGACTTTCGTTGCCAGCACGCAGCTCGTGATTTTCCCCCAGGTGAGCGGCTCCGAAGCACAGAGGGCTTTCGCGGAAGACGCGTTCATAGAGGGGCAGCTGGAAATTGCCAGATCCAGCGATGTCGTCGGTGGAACGGTAAGGGCGCTTAGCCTCGATACCGACCCTGACTTTGTCGACCAGACGCCTTCGCTGCAGGACAGGGCGAAGAACTGGTTGATGGGGATCTCTTCGGAACCGGATGTATCTCAGGAAACGGCAGCCGCAGCAACGCATGAAAGACGACCGCAGACGGAGCAGGAGCGGATTTACGACCGGGCGATCGCCACGCTGGCGAACATGGTGGGAATACGCCGGATCGGCAGTTCGACGATCATCGAGATATCGGCTGCGGCGTCGACCCCTCAGAAGGCCGTCGACATCGCCGACACGCTCGCCAAGCAATATATCCAGAAGAATATCTCGATGAAGGCTAATGCCTCCCGGCAATACAGCGAATGGCTGGAGAAATTCGTCAGCGAGCAACAGCGTGGACTGGCCGAAGCTGCCAGCGCCCTGGCCAGCTTCACCAGCAATCCGCGCGATCAGTTCAAGCTTGCCGAGTTGCAGAGCGCGACGGATGCTCGCCGCACCCTCTATGAAAATACCTTGAACCAGCTGACCGAAGCCAGACAGCGCATCACCTACCCGGTATCCGACGCCACGATCGTCTCGCGGGCCACGCTGCCTCTTTCCAAGGCCAGACCACGCAGCGCGCTTGTCTTAGCCTTTGCGGCGGCGGTTGGTCTCGGCGCCGGCCTGGCGCTCGCCATGATAAGGCATGCCGGCGATCGCCGGATCGTCCGCCCCCATCAGATCGCGGAAGCCGCTGGTTTGTCCTTGGTCACTCTGCTGGAGACATCGAAGCTGACCCGGAATGGACACTCCCGGCGTTTCATCGCCGCCGGCACGGGCAGCAGCACCGCAGCCGCCTATCCCGTTATTCCAGGCATGGCGGAACTGAGCGCAACTGTCGTCGGTCTTCGACGCAAGCGCCGGGTCGTCATTGGGATCGTCGCCGTCAATCCCGGCGGCGGGGCCTCGACCATAGCATGCGAACTTGCCGTGCTGTCGTCGATCTCAGGGGCTCAGACGCTGCTGATCGATGCGGCCGCGCAGAAATCCTCGCTCAGCAAATCGATCGCGCCCCATAGCTCCACGGGCCTTGTCGATGTTCTCGACAATGGCGAACTGATCCAGGCGGCGGCATTGCCCCTCACCCCGACGCTGAAATTCCTTCCCCTAGGCAAGGTCGAAGCGGTGACGCCGGCCATTCGCCTGAGTTCACGCCGCACGCAGTTGAGCTTCGCCGACCTGAAAAAGGAGTTCGACGCGATATTCGTCGACATTTCCGCATTCTCCGCTTCGCCGGATGCCAATGCGATTGCGCCGGAGCTGGACGGAGTCCTCGTCGTCACCTCGCACGGGCGCACCTCGATCGACGACACCATGCGCGTCATCGATACCCTGCGCAATGTCGGCGCCGAGATCCTTGGCGTGATCATCAACCATGCACCGAAGAGAATGCAGTCATGA
- a CDS encoding glycosyltransferase family 2 protein, which produces MTSTSAGATRQDDSVSSTSVPCGPEAMGARERRPWRIAVGIASAGRPSILRETVDYLLSLPDQAERLIVCVPVIDDAAGLAERPDVEVIVGSRGLTSQRNRIIEAAAADTDILIFLDDDFIPAATFLSRIAAVFAAKPDVAIATGEVLADGVLNGGLSMSKALQVLETAGEGAEKVTEVYNAYGCNMAVRLASVLEHELTFDEQLPLYGWLEDVDFSRSIARYGRSVRVEGARGVHLGVRSGRQPGRRLGYSQVANPVYLIRKGTMSKGRAIAQIGRNILANASGLLFKDRLVDRWGRLNGNVLALSDLLIGHASPSRILEFGNPSPREMHSPSIATKRR; this is translated from the coding sequence ATGACCTCGACTTCGGCAGGAGCAACCAGACAGGACGACTCGGTCAGTTCGACGTCTGTTCCTTGCGGCCCTGAAGCCATGGGCGCGCGCGAGCGCCGCCCATGGCGAATTGCCGTGGGGATCGCTTCGGCAGGCCGCCCGTCGATATTGCGGGAAACGGTCGATTATCTCCTGAGCCTGCCGGATCAGGCGGAGCGGCTGATCGTCTGCGTGCCCGTGATCGACGATGCCGCCGGGCTCGCCGAGCGCCCCGACGTGGAAGTCATCGTCGGCAGCCGCGGCCTGACCTCCCAGCGCAACAGGATCATCGAGGCCGCTGCGGCCGATACGGATATTCTGATCTTCCTGGACGACGACTTCATCCCCGCCGCGACCTTCCTGTCGCGGATTGCCGCCGTCTTTGCGGCAAAGCCCGACGTGGCGATCGCCACCGGCGAAGTCCTGGCCGACGGCGTTCTCAACGGCGGCCTCAGCATGTCAAAGGCCCTGCAGGTTCTGGAAACCGCCGGCGAAGGCGCCGAAAAGGTGACGGAGGTCTATAACGCCTACGGATGCAACATGGCGGTTCGCCTTGCATCCGTTCTCGAGCACGAGCTTACTTTTGACGAGCAGCTGCCGCTCTATGGCTGGCTCGAGGATGTCGATTTCAGCCGGTCCATCGCCCGCTACGGCAGGTCCGTGCGTGTCGAAGGCGCCCGCGGCGTGCATCTCGGCGTCAGATCCGGGCGCCAGCCCGGCCGAAGACTCGGTTATTCGCAGGTTGCCAATCCTGTCTATCTGATCCGGAAGGGCACGATGTCGAAAGGCCGTGCAATCGCACAGATCGGCCGCAACATCCTGGCGAACGCGTCGGGCCTGTTGTTCAAAGACCGCCTGGTCGACCGTTGGGGACGCTTGAACGGCAATGTGCTGGCGCTGTCCGATCTTCTGATCGGCCACGCCTCTCCGTCCCGCATTCTCGAATTCGGCAATCCGTCGCCGCGCGAGATGCATTCCCCGTCGATCGCAACGAAACGGAGATAG
- a CDS encoding polysaccharide biosynthesis/export family protein has translation MQPTSWSDRLVSAALALLAFCCLTGWSVAHAQTFTLVAEDKVRLRVVEWRSSDSRYASWEALDGVYTIDDTGDLSIPIAGHVQATGKTTEELADAIAGALAEKANLPGKPYIALEIAEHAPIFVTGTVQTPGRYPFEPNMTVMKAVSIAGGFLREREDNTYFERDRIQAAGAYRTAVLNRRDLLMRQARLRAEIAGEQSFEIPAELLGTADVDRLKAQELNLMRLRRVDIDSQIEAANDLTRLYGQQVESLAAKISSQKRQIDLAQKELDNVNNLMSKGLISNSRQVSVDRWVADAQGTLIDLEVALTTARQGLSEADRSKINIVNRQNSENQELLNQVNLAIGRAAIDIQVAQLLGEQAGYDAQLAQINTDAPGLGRAQKNYRIVRRNDDGTSRTIAADDQTALLPHDLIEVGLDTNLQAPSPPPQTAPQKQSSTAPSSVVAGDNRPAAGWISPTGSN, from the coding sequence ATGCAGCCTACATCCTGGTCCGATCGCCTCGTCTCCGCGGCACTCGCTTTGCTGGCATTCTGCTGCCTGACTGGCTGGAGCGTCGCCCATGCGCAGACGTTCACCCTCGTAGCCGAAGACAAGGTAAGACTGCGCGTCGTCGAATGGCGCTCATCGGATTCCCGCTATGCCAGCTGGGAAGCTCTAGACGGTGTCTATACCATCGACGATACCGGCGACCTGTCGATCCCGATCGCAGGCCATGTACAGGCGACGGGAAAGACGACCGAAGAGCTCGCCGATGCCATCGCTGGCGCACTGGCCGAAAAGGCCAACCTTCCCGGCAAGCCCTATATCGCCCTGGAAATTGCCGAGCATGCACCGATCTTCGTGACCGGAACCGTGCAAACTCCCGGGCGCTATCCCTTTGAACCCAACATGACTGTCATGAAGGCCGTCAGCATCGCCGGCGGCTTCCTGCGGGAACGCGAGGACAATACCTACTTCGAGCGCGACCGGATCCAGGCTGCCGGCGCCTACCGAACGGCCGTTCTCAACCGGCGCGATCTGTTGATGCGACAGGCGCGGCTCCGCGCGGAGATCGCCGGCGAGCAGAGTTTCGAGATCCCTGCAGAACTCTTGGGAACGGCCGATGTGGACAGGCTGAAGGCACAGGAATTGAACCTGATGCGGCTGCGGCGTGTCGATATCGATAGCCAGATCGAAGCGGCAAACGACCTCACCCGTCTCTATGGCCAGCAGGTCGAGTCGCTTGCGGCCAAGATCAGTTCGCAAAAACGGCAGATCGACCTTGCCCAGAAGGAACTTGATAACGTCAACAACCTGATGAGCAAGGGCCTGATAAGCAATTCCCGTCAGGTTTCGGTCGACCGCTGGGTGGCGGATGCGCAAGGCACGCTGATCGATCTCGAAGTCGCACTGACCACGGCCCGTCAGGGCCTCAGCGAAGCCGACCGTTCGAAGATCAACATCGTCAACAGGCAGAACAGCGAAAACCAGGAATTGCTCAACCAGGTCAATCTCGCAATCGGCAGGGCGGCGATCGATATCCAGGTGGCCCAGCTTCTGGGCGAACAGGCCGGCTACGACGCTCAACTGGCCCAGATCAATACCGACGCGCCGGGTCTCGGCAGAGCGCAGAAGAACTACAGGATCGTGCGTCGCAATGACGACGGGACCTCTCGCACCATCGCGGCGGACGATCAAACCGCATTGCTGCCGCACGATCTCATCGAGGTCGGCTTGGACACGAATCTTCAGGCGCCATCTCCGCCGCCGCAGACCGCACCGCAGAAACAGAGCTCGACAGCCCCATCGTCCGTTGTGGCCGGGGATAATCGGCCGGCCGCCGGCTGGATATCGCCGACAGGCTCGAATTAG
- a CDS encoding glycosyltransferase, with translation MNNQCVVYVTDVEYSFPTILSALQARKFASPATDVCVLMSEHLDNFEELKALLATSGVDLIDATEALQESLGKLDGSHFQGRISVSTMAKLVLCEILPVNYTQIIYLDGDTQIVSDLGRLENARVPEGRFFAARDYTAIHDFLDTGKSSYYFNAGVLKFHRNGWIGQEALELFAKNPEACEGKHDQGALNYVCGSSLILVSNRWNFPKQFLHLVNMSSLSIVHYMAHPKPWHGTFFPWTDRESQVYVDLRKAHPIYNALYRGISFDRKMLYKYRSIRARIEHAVEKGRPHPRVQSLLVGGDYAV, from the coding sequence ATGAACAATCAGTGCGTCGTCTACGTCACGGATGTCGAGTATTCATTTCCGACTATTCTCTCCGCACTTCAGGCTCGCAAATTCGCAAGCCCCGCGACCGATGTCTGCGTCCTCATGTCGGAACATCTCGATAATTTCGAAGAGCTGAAAGCCCTGCTTGCAACGAGCGGGGTCGACTTGATTGATGCGACGGAAGCGCTGCAGGAGTCGCTCGGCAAGCTCGACGGTTCGCATTTCCAGGGACGCATCAGCGTCAGCACTATGGCCAAGCTGGTCCTTTGCGAGATCCTGCCTGTCAACTATACCCAGATCATCTACCTTGATGGGGATACGCAGATCGTCAGCGATCTCGGGAGGCTGGAAAATGCCCGTGTGCCCGAGGGCAGGTTTTTCGCGGCGCGCGATTACACCGCGATCCACGACTTCCTCGACACTGGAAAGAGCAGCTACTATTTCAACGCAGGGGTCCTGAAATTCCATCGCAACGGCTGGATCGGGCAGGAGGCGCTTGAGCTTTTTGCTAAAAACCCCGAGGCCTGCGAGGGCAAACATGATCAGGGCGCGTTGAATTATGTCTGCGGTTCATCGCTCATCCTCGTTTCGAACCGCTGGAACTTTCCCAAACAGTTCCTTCATCTGGTGAACATGTCTTCCTTGTCGATCGTTCATTATATGGCGCATCCGAAGCCGTGGCATGGCACTTTCTTTCCTTGGACCGACCGGGAAAGCCAAGTTTACGTCGACCTGCGCAAAGCACATCCGATTTACAACGCGCTGTATCGCGGAATAAGCTTCGACCGTAAAATGCTCTATAAATACCGATCGATACGAGCCCGCATCGAACACGCAGTTGAGAAAGGCAGGCCCCATCCGCGGGTCCAGAGCCTACTGGTCGGCGGCGACTACGCCGTATGA
- a CDS encoding glycosyltransferase family 2 protein has product MSYSASAASISHYLKARLRRTLKARQVRYDLLRGGLKQARHVVICVIRDEGHRLAFFLQYYRDLGFEHFICIDNGSTDGTVELLSSFDDVSLLSAHGSYKAARFGNDWINEVINRHCREKWVLYVDADEFLVYPHCDTRPIDQLTAYIDSTGGHSLRSVMIDMYSPHPVLENICEPGRNPIEVCNLFDRSGYVAHFDKRNCTIWIKGGVRGRVYFHDRLWDGPALNKIPLVYVQGERLFLKSSHQVWPLSLNLGDMHGALGVSGALLHFKFLSTFVHKVADAAHRSQHTEEYTVYSSSKDMDDFVYDDTGTYRSWKDLSDHGLIQGEGWKYWRNASESEV; this is encoded by the coding sequence ATGAGTTATAGCGCTTCCGCCGCCAGTATCTCGCATTACCTAAAAGCCCGCCTGCGCCGGACGCTCAAGGCTCGACAGGTTCGCTACGACCTGCTGCGCGGCGGGCTCAAGCAGGCGCGTCACGTCGTCATCTGCGTCATCCGCGACGAGGGGCACCGGCTGGCATTCTTCCTGCAGTATTATCGCGATCTCGGCTTCGAGCACTTCATCTGCATCGACAACGGCTCGACCGATGGCACTGTGGAGTTGCTGTCCAGCTTCGATGATGTCTCCCTTCTTTCGGCTCACGGCTCCTACAAGGCGGCGAGATTCGGAAACGACTGGATCAACGAAGTCATCAACCGGCACTGCCGGGAGAAATGGGTTCTCTATGTCGATGCAGACGAGTTTCTAGTCTATCCGCATTGCGACACACGGCCGATCGATCAGTTGACCGCCTATATCGATTCCACCGGTGGCCATTCGCTGCGCTCTGTCATGATCGACATGTACAGCCCGCATCCCGTTCTTGAAAACATATGCGAGCCCGGCCGCAATCCGATTGAGGTCTGCAATCTCTTCGACCGATCCGGCTATGTCGCGCATTTCGACAAACGCAACTGTACGATATGGATCAAGGGCGGCGTTCGCGGGCGCGTCTATTTCCACGACCGACTCTGGGACGGCCCCGCGCTGAACAAGATCCCGCTGGTCTACGTCCAGGGTGAACGTCTTTTTCTCAAGTCATCACACCAGGTCTGGCCGCTCTCTCTCAATCTGGGCGACATGCACGGAGCGCTCGGCGTGTCCGGCGCGCTTCTGCATTTCAAGTTCCTGTCGACCTTCGTGCACAAGGTTGCCGACGCGGCGCACCGATCCCAGCACACGGAGGAATATACCGTATATTCCTCGAGCAAGGACATGGACGACTTCGTCTATGACGATACGGGCACTTACAGAAGCTGGAAGGACCTCTCCGATCACGGGCTCATCCAGGGTGAAGGGTGGAAATACTGGCGGAATGCGTCAGAGAGCGAGGTCTGA
- a CDS encoding Crp/Fnr family transcriptional regulator: MDGMIDIRGGRTRGSAPQTGEAVTCGPAGNEYGRRADLDHEFPFCRTSVRKFRRGEVIAGAGVLIDMFARVHRGMINASTPLADGREFIVEIIPKGGLIGELEVLRKQSLSLEYRASSDCELHYFDGRLLRDLCANDPQFQVKILSKALARVFELELRIISNAGSNLRQRLARTLLRLSALYRTDAQNNGDELIISQHDLAATLPASREKVNQCLRRLRESKVVDGTQGKIRILNRKALEAYAEGETSLA, from the coding sequence ATGGACGGGATGATTGACATCCGAGGCGGCAGGACTAGAGGAAGCGCTCCGCAAACGGGCGAAGCGGTTACTTGTGGACCTGCAGGTAATGAATACGGCCGCCGGGCGGATTTGGATCACGAGTTTCCGTTTTGCCGCACGAGTGTTCGAAAATTTCGCCGCGGTGAGGTTATTGCCGGCGCTGGTGTCCTCATCGATATGTTCGCCCGCGTCCATCGCGGAATGATCAATGCAAGCACCCCGCTTGCCGATGGACGGGAGTTTATCGTGGAGATCATTCCGAAAGGCGGCTTGATCGGCGAATTGGAGGTGCTGCGCAAGCAATCTCTCAGCCTGGAATATCGGGCCTCGTCGGACTGCGAACTGCATTATTTCGACGGCCGGTTGCTGCGGGACCTGTGTGCGAACGATCCGCAATTCCAGGTGAAGATCCTGTCGAAGGCGCTGGCGCGTGTTTTCGAACTCGAGCTGAGGATCATTTCCAACGCCGGATCGAATTTGCGGCAGAGATTGGCACGGACGTTACTGCGTCTTTCTGCCTTGTACCGAACGGATGCGCAGAACAACGGCGACGAACTGATCATCTCCCAACATGACCTGGCCGCGACGCTGCCGGCCTCGCGTGAAAAGGTCAACCAGTGCCTGCGGCGCTTGCGCGAGAGCAAAGTGGTCGACGGGACGCAAGGCAAAATCCGTATTCTCAATCGGAAAGCGCTTGAAGCCTATGCCGAGGGTGAGACGTCCCTCGCCTGA
- a CDS encoding sugar transferase: MAGKNQRINVTQPWRDFAGARQDRHPFNSSQSHTISRILKRALDILIAASLLLLLSPLLLSVAVIVPLSDGGAIFNSRRRIGYKGKEFGCLKFRTVRSAAAVNGHVTVIGDVLERSNLEKLPQLINVLLGHMSLVGPQAITKEELPRYGEHADAYLSVRPGLTGHWQNSGRSDISSQNRVSLDVDYLSKWTLARDFVIIAKTVFGLLSRHALLPRQDL, encoded by the coding sequence ATGGCGGGAAAAAATCAGCGCATCAACGTAACCCAACCTTGGCGGGACTTTGCCGGAGCCCGGCAGGACAGGCATCCTTTCAACTCGTCACAATCCCATACGATCAGCAGAATTCTGAAGCGTGCGCTGGATATCCTCATTGCGGCAAGTCTCTTATTACTTCTGTCGCCGCTCCTTTTATCGGTGGCTGTCATCGTCCCCTTAAGTGACGGGGGCGCTATTTTCAATTCCCGTCGTCGGATCGGCTATAAAGGAAAAGAGTTTGGTTGCCTCAAATTTCGGACAGTGAGATCCGCCGCAGCGGTGAACGGGCATGTGACGGTGATCGGCGATGTATTGGAGCGGTCAAACCTTGAGAAGCTTCCGCAATTGATCAACGTGTTGCTTGGCCACATGAGCCTCGTCGGGCCCCAGGCGATTACAAAGGAAGAGCTGCCGCGTTACGGTGAACATGCCGATGCCTATTTGTCCGTCCGTCCAGGCCTGACTGGTCATTGGCAAAACAGCGGGCGCAGCGACATCAGCTCTCAAAATAGAGTTTCCCTCGATGTCGACTATCTGTCCAAATGGACGCTCGCGCGGGATTTCGTGATCATCGCAAAAACGGTGTTCGGCCTGCTTTCCCGGCATGCCTTGCTGCCCAGGCAAGACCTATGA
- a CDS encoding acyltransferase → MFLGEKLDLANGRPTGFDYMRLLLAFSVLWIHTARVTYGDDLFLWESPFRPVIKSVLPMFFVLSGFLVAGSLERSKTLISFLGNRFIRIYPALAVEVLLAAFILGAIYTEYDLRDYFTDPQFFTYLLNVTGHIHFNLPGVFLDNPDAAMVNGQLWTVPFELECYAVIAVLFLLGVVRRRVIALIATPALIIAFGIARYWKHESDWATMPTTASGNLLICAFLVGVTFYLYKDKVLWDLRIFLASVAVILWAYWFTSFGDFIAIPAMGYVTVFLGLTSPRKLRVLRGADYSYGVFLYGYPIQQAFVALGPWAHNWLLNGIVCSIVATCFAAFSWSFIEKPALKLRKQVTWLENLSLQRGTKRQLAGAVSK, encoded by the coding sequence ATGTTTCTCGGCGAAAAGCTTGATCTAGCGAATGGGCGACCGACAGGATTCGACTACATGCGATTACTGTTAGCCTTTTCAGTGCTTTGGATCCATACGGCCCGCGTCACGTACGGCGATGACCTTTTTCTCTGGGAATCACCCTTCCGGCCTGTCATCAAGTCAGTGCTGCCCATGTTCTTTGTCCTGAGCGGGTTCCTGGTGGCCGGCAGTCTTGAACGGTCGAAGACATTGATCTCCTTTCTCGGGAACCGATTTATCCGGATTTACCCCGCTCTCGCGGTGGAGGTGTTGCTGGCCGCCTTTATACTCGGAGCGATCTATACAGAGTATGACCTGCGTGACTACTTCACCGATCCTCAGTTCTTTACCTACCTGCTGAACGTCACCGGGCACATTCACTTCAATCTCCCCGGGGTATTCCTGGATAATCCTGATGCCGCGATGGTAAACGGGCAGCTCTGGACGGTGCCCTTCGAGCTTGAGTGCTATGCCGTGATCGCCGTGCTCTTTCTGCTCGGCGTGGTCAGGCGGCGTGTGATCGCCCTTATCGCAACGCCGGCTTTGATCATCGCTTTCGGTATTGCAAGGTATTGGAAACATGAAAGTGATTGGGCGACGATGCCCACGACCGCGTCGGGCAATCTGCTCATTTGTGCTTTTCTCGTGGGCGTGACCTTTTATCTCTACAAGGACAAGGTGCTGTGGGATCTAAGAATTTTCCTCGCGTCGGTGGCCGTGATCCTGTGGGCCTACTGGTTCACCTCCTTCGGGGACTTCATTGCCATTCCGGCCATGGGCTATGTTACGGTCTTCCTCGGTCTGACCTCACCCCGCAAACTTCGCGTTCTCAGGGGGGCCGACTACTCCTACGGCGTCTTCCTCTATGGCTATCCCATCCAACAGGCGTTCGTAGCGCTCGGGCCGTGGGCGCACAACTGGCTGTTGAATGGCATTGTCTGCAGCATCGTTGCCACTTGCTTTGCTGCCTTCTCGTGGAGCTTCATCGAAAAGCCGGCGTTGAAATTGCGGAAACAAGTCACCTGGCTTGAAAACCTCAGCCTCCAACGCGGCACGAAACGACAGCTGGCCGGGGCGGTTTCGAAATAG